The Kiritimatiellia bacterium DNA window AGCCTCGTAAAACCGAATTTCTCAACTTGCGGGCGTAATTGTCGGCCTTCGGGCGGGGAATGTCAATTTTTATTTGACTTTGTTTTTTGCCCGCGGCACTATTTTAAGACCATGGCCGCTCCATCACGGCCGATAAAGCGCATCCGCGGAGAAGTTCTGATGTGTCGGCCGTGCGCCGCCGGCGGTTAATTCCGGATGGCGCCGCGGCCTTTTTAACGGGAAAACCAGGATGAAAAGGGGACCGAAGCCGGTCGGCAAATGTTATCGGTGCCGCTTGAATCTGGGCGATCATTGCTGGGCTTTTGCTTTTCCGCGTCTTCAATGGGGCGGGCGGAAATGCCCGGGATTTGAAAACGAAAAGCTTTACCGCCAGTTTGCCGAATGGCAGGATGCGGCGCACGTCAAAACCCGCCGGCAGATCAGGCGGGAAAAATTCCGTTCGGCCGCGCCGGGCCGCCGGTTGTATTATTCACGCAAGAAAAGCGCGAAACGATGTATAAAGAAGTGAATATTCAAAGGCCGGCCGAGCGCGCTTTGCTTGTCCAGGCCGTCGTCGGGCGCCGGGACGCCGCCGAGGCCGAGGACTCGCTGCGGGAACTGGAGCGACTGGCCGACACGGCCGGGGCGCGCGTCGTGGGGTGCCTTACCCAGCGGCGGGAACGTCCCGACGCGGCTTTTTTCGTGGGCCAGGGAAAGACCGCGGAAATCCAGCTGGCCTGCCGCGCCAGCGCGGCCGACGTGGTCATCTTTGACAACGAGCTTTCTCCCGTCCAGGTCAATAATCTTGACCTTTCCCTCGGGGTCAAGGTCATTGACCGGACCGAACTGATCATGCAGATATTTGCGCGCCGGGCGCGGACGGCGGAGGCGCAGGTTCAGATTGAACTGGCGCAGTTGCAGTACCTAGCCGCGCGCATTCCGGTTTCCGAGCGCCAGCACCGTTTCACCGGCGGCATCGGCATGCGGGGGCCCGGCGAGAGTCCCTTTCAACTGCGCCGCGCGCCGATGGCGGCGCGCATTGTGCGCCTGAAGAAAAAATTGCGGGAAATGCAGAAACACCGCGCGCGAACCCGCGTCCGGCGGCCCTGGCCGCTGGTTGCGCTGGCCGGCTACACGAATGCCGGCAAATCCACCCTGCTTAACGCGCTGACTGCGGCGGAAGCTTACGTGGACGACCGCCTCTTTGCCACGTTGGACACCCGGAACCGCCTGCTTTATCTGCCGTCCGGCCGCAAGGTCATGCTGGCCGACACGGTCGGATTCATCCGCCATCTGCCGCCCGGCCTGGTGGCTTCATTCCGTTCAACGCTTGAAGAAATACGCGAGTCGGATATGCTTTTGATTGTGGCGGATGCCGCCCATGCCCATGTCCGCGAACAAATCGGCGTGGTTTATAAAACCCTGGAGGAAATGGGGGCGGGGGCGATTCCGCGCCTGCTGGTGATGAACAAAGCCGACCGCATCAAGGATCAGGCCGAGTTGGCCCGTGCGTTTCCGGGGGCGCTTTTTATTTCGGCGCGGAACAAGGACGGGTTGGCGGAGTTGAAAAAAACCATGGCTGGCATGTTTCCCGCCGCGGGTTAAAGCCCTAATTCGGATTTGGTCTCGGCGAACATGCGCATGGCAAAATCCAAGTCGGCGATGGTGTGCGCCGCTGAAAGCTGCACGCGGATCCTGGCCGCGCCCTGCGGAACGACCGGATAAAAGAAGCCGATCACATAAACCCCTTTTTCAAGAAGACGGGTCGCCGTTTTCTGGGCTTTTTCGGCGTCCCCGAGCATGATCGGCACGATCGGGTGTTCGCCGGGCTTGATGTCAAATCCCAGCGCCGCCATGCCCGCGCGAAAATGCAGGGTGTTTTGCATCAGGCGTCCGCGCAGTTCGGTTGACGAAGCGATCATCTCAATGGCCTTAATGGAGGCCGCGGCCACCATGGGCGCGAGCGTGTTGGAAAAGAGATAGGGCCGCGAACGCTGGCGCAGGAAATCAATGATTTCCTTCCGGCCGCTGGTGTAACCTCCGCTGGCTCCGCCGAGGGCCTTGCCCAGGGTGCCGGTGATGATGTCAACCCGGTCCATCACGCCGCGGTATTCGTGCGTGCCGCGGCCTTTTTCCCCGATAACCCCGACGGCGTGGGAATCGTCAATCATGACGAGGGCGCCATGTTTTTCAGCCAGGCCGCAGATTTCATCCAGCCGGGCGATGGCGCCATCCATGGAAAATACGCCGTCGGTGGCGATCAGGCGGAAGCGGGCCGCGGCCGCTTCCTTGAGCCGGGCTTCCAGTGCGTTCATGTCCGCGGTCTTATAACGGAAACGCTGCGCCTTGCAGAGGCGGATGCCGTCAATGATGCTGGCGTGGTTCAATTCATCGCTGATGACGGCGTCCTCCTCGGAAAGCAGGGTTTCAAAAAGCCCGCCGTTGGCGTCAAAGCAGGACGAATAAAGGAGGGTGTCCTCCGTGCCCAGGAAACGGCTGATCGTTTTTTCAAGCTCCTTGTGCACCGTCTGTGTTCCGCAGATGAAACGCACGGAAGAAAGTCCGTATCCCCAGCGTTTCAAACCTTCTTCCGCCGCGGCGATAATTGCGGGGTGGGAGGCCAGCCCGAGATAATTGTTGGCGCACAGGTTAAGCACTTCGCGCCCGTCCCGCACTTTTATCCGGCTGCTTTGCGGGCCCGCGATGACCCGCTCGGACTTGAACAGCCCGCTTTGCCTTATCCGGTCAAGCTGGCCGGTCAGGTGTTCTTGCATTTTTCC harbors:
- the hflX gene encoding GTPase HflX, giving the protein MNIQRPAERALLVQAVVGRRDAAEAEDSLRELERLADTAGARVVGCLTQRRERPDAAFFVGQGKTAEIQLACRASAADVVIFDNELSPVQVNNLDLSLGVKVIDRTELIMQIFARRARTAEAQVQIELAQLQYLAARIPVSERQHRFTGGIGMRGPGESPFQLRRAPMAARIVRLKKKLREMQKHRARTRVRRPWPLVALAGYTNAGKSTLLNALTAAEAYVDDRLFATLDTRNRLLYLPSGRKVMLADTVGFIRHLPPGLVASFRSTLEEIRESDMLLIVADAAHAHVREQIGVVYKTLEEMGAGAIPRLLVMNKADRIKDQAELARAFPGALFISARNKDGLAELKKTMAGMFPAAG
- the kbl gene encoding glycine C-acetyltransferase → MYGKMQEHLTGQLDRIRQSGLFKSERVIAGPQSSRIKVRDGREVLNLCANNYLGLASHPAIIAAAEEGLKRWGYGLSSVRFICGTQTVHKELEKTISRFLGTEDTLLYSSCFDANGGLFETLLSEEDAVISDELNHASIIDGIRLCKAQRFRYKTADMNALEARLKEAAAARFRLIATDGVFSMDGAIARLDEICGLAEKHGALVMIDDSHAVGVIGEKGRGTHEYRGVMDRVDIITGTLGKALGGASGGYTSGRKEIIDFLRQRSRPYLFSNTLAPMVAAASIKAIEMIASSTELRGRLMQNTLHFRAGMAALGFDIKPGEHPIVPIMLGDAEKAQKTATRLLEKGVYVIGFFYPVVPQGAARIRVQLSAAHTIADLDFAMRMFAETKSELGL